The DNA sequence cagatttagtcagaagaggtttgccactgtctttcttgaaggctgagaaaatgtaacttgcacaaagtcacccagtgggttttcatgaacaaggagtgattcaaaccctggtttgtCGGATTCATCTacattgtacaaataatgcagtttgacactactctaAGTGCCATAGCTTCATGCTATGGACtgttgggatttgtcattttacaaggtctttaggttTCTCTGCTGgagtgtgctggtgcctctcaaaactacaactcccaggattctgtgggaaggagccatggcgattatagtggtgtcaaactgcatgatttctgcactgcagaagcaaCCTAGATCTACTACAACCCCTCCCATGACTGAGATCCTTAATCTCTGTTTCTCATCTCATCTCCTGGATCTACTAACACAGCAAAAACAATTGATCGGGAGAAGATAAATATTTTGGTCTGGCTTGACAGTCAAGGGGAGAAGGAACTGCCATTTCCAAAACATACCAAAGCACCTTTGCTGGGAAGTGGAGGCAGAGAGaaattatcattttttccagGAGGTGACCAGAAATCATGatcacaaaggagggcaaggcagggCAAACTGTACGAGACTCCAGAAAAATTGAGATTAGTAAAAGCAACAAAAATCCCCACTAATGTAAATGTAAGTTCATTGCATATAGTTTATTTACAGCTCTTCGTattacatgtactgtattttattatggactcaactgtatttttctaatGAACTTATCTTCCATAGGTGCGAtacaaaactagggctggggagcatgcagcatctgcacactccccAGCCAGTGCGTGCGACAATGGTGTCGCCTACACACCACCTCCACACAGACCGGTGTGTGCGTGATGCCACCACAGCACTGCAGgatgcttgtggcaccctttcagcgtcATGGGaaagagctctgaaacagagctccttctgtgcGTGGCCCCTTTTTCCTATTTGCCGTGCCTGTTGGAGTATCcgagggcatgaagccccatggacacctctttccaggccatggagaagtggcatttttctTTGGAGGGCCAAACCCTTGCAAGAGCAAAAGCCTTGGAGGGCCAAGCTTTGGGAAGCTTTGGGACCTAACCATGCATCCCTTTCCCCAGTGAGGGTTGAACCTTCTGcaatggaggactttttggccttcctcctggacagaaggtgaaGAGGGAGGACAGGTTCTGGGAAATAGAAGGATGGGCCTGGTTCCCCtgaatggaggacacttttgaagtcctcctggacagaaggtagacatggaggacaggtcctgggaaaaggaAGATCAGTCTGTTCCCCctgaatggaggaccttttggccttcctcctggacagaaggtggagcTGGAGGCCAGGTCCTGGAATAAAGGAGGATGGGTCTGACCATCTCTCCAttgggaagttgaaggctttcctggctgacaatcataggtttttgtgggggttttggggctgtgaggctgtgttctagaagagtctattcctgatgtttcaccagcatctgtggcctctggcatcttcagagaaggctggcctggaagagagtggggtttgTGTAGATATAATCTACTGTGTGCCTCTGGGTAGGGAAGAGAGATTCACATGGaaccccctcctcccttcccagggccacacagtatatTAGATAtaaccccactctcttccaggccagccttcgctgaagatgccagagatgctggaagaaactcttccagaacacagcctcagcccagaagagccctctctccctccttacTCAGAGTGCCTCCTTTTCTCCCTAGCctcccactgggtgagcttggttaagtcacactctctcagcctcagagggtggccatggcaaactcccctctgagcaaagaaaaccccaggacaggctCCCCTTAGAAGAGCGGCCCTCGGCTGGAAGCAACACGAAGGAACacgacagagagagagagagagagagaaggcaaaggAGGAGTGGCTGGAGCGCTGGACTCGGACGCTGGACACCAGGGCACAAGTCCCAGTTTGCCCCTCAGACTCACGGGgtgaccttccttccttccttccttccttccttccttccttccttccttccttccattagCGGTGGGTCCCCTCGAGGCGCAGGGCCAACGCTtagggctgcctcctccttccctctctccctcccttcttctttctttcgtccctccctccctctctccctcctttccctccttctttctcctttccccctccttccctctatAGCGGCGGCTCCCCTCGAGGCTTGCGacggctgcctccctccctgctccttccctccttccttctttattcCTTCCTTTCCATCCCTTAGCGGTGGCTCCCCTCGAGGAGGCGCAgggcctccctctctcccctcctccctcggCGTGGCTCCCCTCGAGGCCTTTCTTCTGGCTCGGAGGATGGCCTCCTCCTCGCCGTCCTCTTCTCTGGGGGCGTCGTACCGCTGCCAGTTCCACCGGAGCCTGGAGGGGGGCCCTTCGGCGCTGCCGGGCTCTCTGCTCTTCGCGCTGGGGCTGGCGGGGAACGTGCTGGCCCTGGCCCTTCTGTGGCAGCACCAGCGCCGCCTGCGCCGCCGTCCCCGCCGTCGGGGCtcgaaggaagaggaggagggccagggCCGTCCGCGGGCCTCGGCCTTCTACCTCTTGGCCAGCGCCCTGGTGGCCACCGACCTACTGGGCAAGTGCCTGCTGAGCCCGATGGTGCTGGCCGCCTACGCCCGCAACCGCAGCCTGAGCGAGCTCTGGCCGGAGCCGTCCTCTCCGGGCCCGGGGCGGCTGTGCCAGGCCTTCGCCTTCCTGATGGCCTTCTTCGGCCTGGCCCCGACGGCGCTGCTGCTGGCCATGGCGCTGGAGTGCCTGCTCTCGCTAGGCCACCCGTACTGCTACCGGCGCCGCAGGGCCAGCCGCCGCCTGGGGGCGCTGCTGACGGCGGGGGCCGGGGCGCTGTGCCTGGCCTTCTGCGCGCTGCCCTGGCTGGGCTTCGGGGCGCCGGTCCAGTACTGCCCGGGCAGCTGGTGCTTCATCCGCATGGCCGGCCCCGGCTGGCCCTACGCCCTGCTCTACGCCAGCCTCCTGGCGGCCCTGGTGCTGGCCGTGGCCGCCTGCAACCTGGCCACCATGCGCGCCCTCTACCGCCTCCTCCGACGCCCCCCCGACGCCCCTAAGGCCGCAGCCAGGGCCCCCGGCGCCCCGGGAAGAGGCCGGCCCCTGGGACACCTGCTGCTCCTGGCCCTCATGACCCTGCTCTTCACCGTCTGCTCCCTCCCCGTCGTCGTAAGTGCCTCCGCTTCTCAAGatgcttgccctcctcctccccctcctcctcgcTCCAGCCCGCTCTGGGATGTCTAGTTTGGGGCACAGGGGAGAAGGAAGAGCCCCTAGCGCCGGTGGGGACTGGCCCCGGCCAAAGCCGCTTGGGGGATGTGTACTTTGGGAAGGATATTAGCCAATGTCAGAGTGTAAAAGGAAGGCCCCTTAGCACTGGTAGGGACTACTAGACCTTCCTCCAGCCCtctctgggatgtgtagtttggacAGGATCTCAGACAAGGTCACATGATAGAagaaatgccccttagcacggaTAGGGACTGACCCTCCTCCTGCCgtctgtgggatttgtagtttggggaagacCTGAGCTGGTGTCACAGGGTAGAAAGGATGCCCCTTAGCACTGGTGGGGACTGACCTTCAAGCCGTCtgtgagatttatagtttggggaggaCCTTAGCCTGTGTCACAGTGGAGAAGAAAAGCCCCTTAGCACCGGTGGGGACTGACCCTCCTCCAGCCCtctctgggatgtgtagtttggggaggAACTCAGACGGGGGAGAAGGATGGATGCCCTTTAGCACCAATGGGGACTGACCATCCTCAAGCCGtctctgggatgtgtagtttaggCAGGACCTTAGCTGGTGTCAGAGTGTAGAAGAAAGGCCCCTCAGCACCAGTGGGGACTGACCCAGCTAAAGCCAGctgtgggatgtgtagtttgggaaGGATATTAGCCAGTGTCAGAGTGTAAAAGGAATGCCCCTTAGGACtggtgggatgtgtagtttggcgaGGAACTCAGATGGTGTCACAGGGTAGAAGGAAGGGCCCTTAGCAGCACTGGGGACTGACCCTGGCTCCAATCTGTACGATTTGTAGTTTGGGCCTTAGCTGGTGTCACAGTGCTGGATGGATGCCCCTTAGCATTGGTGGGGACTGACCCTCCAAAGACAAAGCTTGAAACTGCTGTGGGAaatggggatttgtagtttggggaggatCTTTTAGCTGATGCTCCCACACTGTAGAATTTGCATTCATTGTCAAAGCAGTTTGGAACTGTTTTGACTGCTAAggggtcctgggatttgtagtttgggagagGAACTTCGAAGGTGTCACACTACGGAATGAATGCAATTTGGCACAGCTTGAGactgctatgggatcctgggatttatattttggaGAGAGACTTTGGTGGTGCCTGACTGGGGAgcgaatgcagtttggcactgctttaagtgccacggCTCCAGCCAATGGGAtgcggggatttgtagtttggaggggAACTTAGTTGCTCCCATACTGTAGAATGAATGGAGTTTGGCAGCATTTgaaactgccatgactccatgctatggcatgtagggatttgtagtttgggtgaACGTAGCTACTGCCACCTTatgaaatgaatgcagtttggcactgattCAAGTGCTATGggatctggggatttgtagtctgatggGAAACTTAGATTCTGCCATGCTGcggaatgaatgcagtttggcacaactTTAATCTGTTTTGGTTCCATCTTGTGGggttctgagatgtgtagtttcttgtggccccagagctctctgacagagaaggctaaatgtctcacaaaactacagtttccagaattccgtagcatagagccatggcagccaaagccCTGGCAAACAGCATCTGCAGCTTCcaaaaacagtacattaaaaacaCTTACAATAAAACTGGGAAACAGTTCATCAAACACACAAAGAATCATTATCAAGAAaccctttgggtcgccataaatcggaaacgacttgaaggcacacgacaaccaAAGCCTGGTTGCGCAGAAGCATCTTTGCTTGgctgcaaaaggaaaagggtcGTGAATCTGCTCCAAGGTTGAGTCTGAACCTCTCCAAAAGATTCAGTGTCTTGCGTAGCTCATGTTAAATGTTGGACTAAATCCTGGGGCAGATTCAGAGGCAGAACAGTTCCTTTACACTCAGATGGTCTCCGGTTGATTCTGCTGGACTCAGTCAACCTGGTAGTTTGAGTTCCTATATCCTTTGCATGTTTCTTTTCAAATCAGTTCTGTATTCAAAACCATGAGGCTCAGAACTTTTCTTTATTGGTAGGAAGAGGATAAAACCCCAGTTCTTGATCCAGCTTTCCAAAAGAAACCCTCTCCAGGTAGGGCTGGGCAAAAACCCTTCCATCAGAATAAAATGCTCAACGGCAGGAAATCCCAGAGATCTTTCCCTCTTTGCCAGACCCTAAATCAAACTAATTGCAATGTGTTGTTCTTTCCTGTCATCCTGCTCTGAGTTCTACTGTTAGTAGtttaaaggggaggggaagggaaggaaataaCTTCTGTATTCCTCCAGGTGAGATGCTTTGGCATTCATCCTAGGTTCCTTATCGGCTGAAAGAATGTAAATAGATTCTTTCTGGCTGCACCCCAGGAAGAAAGAAACTCTGTTGATCACtttggttttgggtttttctgggcaaACAGGAGGGCTGAGAGAGCCTGTGTTGTGCTTAGTGTAACTCAGCACTCATCTAGTTACAAAGTGGTTACCCTGCACTATGGCTCCCTTATGGATGTTGTACAAAcaaggtgaagtcaaaggctttcatggctggcatccatagtttttttgtggttttttggggctctatggccatgttctagatgagcttcctcctgacgtttcgcctgcatctgtggctgccatcttcagagaaagaatttctcagaagatgccagccatagattcaggtgaaacgtcaggcgtaaacacttctagaacatggccacaaagccccaaaaaacccacaaaaaactactgtgCAAACAGTTTTTTTATCTGACAGTGTACTTGCTTTTAGTCCCATTCAGCAACTGGGAATGCATGGCAACTCTTTCTGCAATTCCAGGGAATCATGTGGTGCATGGATGCACCTGTGAATACTTACACACCATCCAATAAATGCACAACTGCCTGCCTAGTGCAACAAcgtccaaaatccaccaaacagaaatacctttattgggacaactaaaatgtataaaatccatgaggcaagctttcagagctccattggcttcttcatcaggcaaagatgtttaaaatcatataggagaaagagaagagagggcagaTGATGATGGTGTCACAGGCTTACATTTTGGTGagatgttgttatagttgttccCAGCTGAACTGGTACCAAGGGATATCTATGTAGGCAGAGgctatttgtctttctttttggccacatgGGTGCTGAGagacaaaagcattttaaagtccaagaaataaaatttaaattccattagcaacacaaaaagatacttcatTTGAGATCCAAGATATCTCCATCCCTTGCGAAGCTACAAACCCCTCTGTTAGGCAGAGAAGATTCAAattctcaagaagcctccatgcttttgcattaggaaaacatTTAGGTGCTGTTTAGCGCAAACATGCCAGATCtagtcccatttaaaaaaaaaagagttgatactcttcttgtcttttttcttcattgatcagctctcacatctgtacatagagatggggaatacaatggattggatgatacTTTAGTGCTCAAtggtatatctttgctctttaaggtcttgtccagttctttcttcgttatccttcccattcctaatcttctgatttcttgactgcagtctccattccgatctatgtttgatccaaggtatgggaactctttcactgttttgatttcttcactgtctaagttaaatgtatgtatttcttctgtggtcctgcctttgcactttcttctttgaccttccttgttCCAAATCTCTGATGTTTTCCACTATTAGTATAATGCTCAATTTATATCTTGTTAGTCATGGAGCAGATTCTTGTCCTAATCTCCTTTTCTGGTATCTCTAATAAGAACTCACACACTGCCCTCTCCTCTGAAGCTCTAACAGATTGCCAGATCTAACAGAAAACAGATCCCACATCAGGAGAATTGTCAGGCGATGAATGATACTGGAACTATAAAACAGactggaattattatttttttaattttatttttaaaagaaaggaacaaaatctTCAGGAGTTGAAGATCATTGTCAGCTGTTCCATGGAAGCAAAAATCTGAATGAGGGTGACTTCACACatggaacatttatttttatctagTCTCCCTCTCCTATCAACCCGCCATATAAATGACACAGACTTCCACTCTTTTCCTAACAGTTTAGTTTCTGTTGTGATCACCCACCATCGTTGCTAGAAAGCAATGTGTGCTGataacattttaaacataataatCTCAGAGAGCTTTGTAAATATTCTCTTGGTCTGAAGTTTTACAACTGTCCCCATACCAGCTACTGTACAAAAATAGATGATGAGCCAGGATTGGCCTCCCATGGAGGGCTGTTTTTATCCATGGGAGGATACTGATCCAgtggaaataaagaagaaaggggaaaggaaccTAGCAGCAGGATTAAGATGAACTGCTTTAGTTCAATCTGAGCTTTAGAGAACTCCAATTCACTTCTTCAGTTGCACTGAAGAGGTAGCCATGATTGTCTGATTCGGCACAGAGAGGAAAAGGCAGGGCAGGGGAGAGAAGGAATCTAACAGTATCTTTAAGACCTCCAGTGATCTTTAAGAGGGTACAACTCCaaggtggaaataatgcagtttgactactttaagtgctgatggaatcctgggatttgtggttttgcaaggtctataataataacaacaacaacaacaacaacagtttttatttatatttcccacctctccccgtGGATtgagaaaatacaatacaaaattaaatataatcaataaaatactaacattactattgattcaataaaatagctataTCATCATCTAGTCATCAACATGTATACAATCATAATCAGGAGCGGAGCATTTCTTAAGGTCTCCTATAAAAGGTTGGGTGGATAAGCCcacagaagagatccatcttaagtggcttcttgaaggcatctaaggtggtaataagacggatctcctatGGTAAACTGTTCCATAATTTGGGGGCCACGGCAGTGAACGCTCTgcgggaagttgttattaacctggtcttatgatactctaataagttcttcctggatgttctgagagtgagggcagattgtgtagggacaggcgttccctcaagtaactcgggcccatgccatccaaggcctgctgcgacgaatttaacaactccttcgtggataaaacctctcggataagggctgatctcNNNNNNNNNNNNNNNNNNNNNNNNNNNNNNNNNNNNNNNNNNNNNNNNNNNNNNNNNNNNNNNNNNNNNNNNNNNNNNNNNNNNNNNNNNNNNNNNNNNNNNNNNNNNNNNNNNNNNNNNNNNNNNNNNNNNNNNNNNNNNNNNNNNNNNNNNNNNNNNNNNNNNNNNNNNNNNNNNNNNNNNNNNNNNNNNNNNNNNNNNNNNNNNNNNNNNNNNNNNNNNNNNNNNNNNNNNNNNNNNNNNNNNNNNNNNNNNNNNNNNNNNNNNNNNNNNNNNNNNNNNNNNNNNNNNNNNNNNNNNNNNNNNNNNNNNNNNNNNNNNNNNNNNNNNNNNNNNNNNNNNNNNNNNNNNNNNNNNNNNNNNNNNNNNNNNNNNNNNNNNNNNNNNNNNNNNNNNNNNNNNNNNNNNNNNNNNNNNNNNNNNNNNNNNNNNNNNNNNNNNNNNNNNNNNNNNNNNNNNNNNNNNNNNNNNNNNNNNNNNNNNNNNNNNNNNNNNNNNNNNNNNNNNNNNNNNNNNNNNNNNNNNNNNNNNNNNNNNNNNNNNNNNNNNNNNNNNNNNNNNNNNNNNNNNNNNNNNNNNNNNNNNNNNNNNNNNNNNNNNNNNNNNNNNNNNNNNNNNNNNNNNNNNNNNNNNNNNNNNNNNNNNNNNNNNNNNNNNNNNNNNNNNNNNNNNNNNNNNNNNNNNNNNNNNNNNNNNNNNNNNNNNNNNNNNNNNNNNNNNNNNNNNNNNNNNNNNNNNNNNNNNNNNNNNNNNNNNNNNNNNNNNNNNNNNNNNNNNNNNNNNNNNNNNNNNNNNNNNNNNNNNNNNNNNNNNNNNNNNNNNNNNNNNNNNNNNNNNNNNNNNNNNNNNNNNNNNNNNNNNNNNNNNNNNNNNNNNNNNNNNNNNNNNNNNNNNNNNNNNNNNNNNNNNNNNNNNNNNNNNNNNNNNNNNNNNNNNNNNNNNNNNNNNNNNNNNNNNNNNNNNNNNNNNNNNNNNNNNNNNNNNNNNNNNNNNNNNNNNNNNNNNNNNNNNNNNNNNNNNNNNNNNNNNNNNNNNNNNNNNNNNNNNNNNNNNNNNNNNNNNNNNNNNNNNNNNNNNNNNNNNNNNNNNNNNNNNNNNNNNNNNNNNNNNNNNNNNNNNNNNNNNNNNNNNNNNNNNNNNNNNNNNNNNNNNNNNNNNNNNNNNNNNNNNNNNNNNNNNNNNNNNNNNNNNNNNNNNNNNNNNNNNNNNNNNNNNNNNNNNNNNNNNNNNNNNNNNNNNNNNNNNNNNNNNNNNNNNNNNNNNNNNNNNNNNNNNNNNNNNNNNNNNNNNNNNNNNNNNNNNNNNNNNNNNNNNNNNNNNNNNNNNNNNNNNNNNNNNNNNNNNNNNNNNNNNNNNNNNNNNNNNNNNNNNNNNNNNNNNNNNNNNNNNNNNNNNNNNNNNNNNNNNNNNNNNNNNNNNNNNNNNNNNNNNNNNNNNNNNNNNNNNNNNNNNNNNNNNNNNNNNNNNNNNNNNNNNNNNNNNNNNNNNNNNNNNNNNNNNNNNNNNNNNNNNNNNNNNNNNNNNNNNNNNNNNNNNNNNNNNNNNNNNNNNNNNNNNNNNNNNNNNNNNNNNNNNNNNNNNNNNNNNNNNNNNNNNNNNNNNNNNNNNNNNNNNNNNNNNNNNNNNNNNNNNNNNNNNNNNNNNNNNNNNNNNNNNNNNNNNNNNNNNNNNNNNNNNNNNNNNNNNNNNNNNNNNNNNNNNNNNNNNNNNNNNNNNNNNNNNNNNNNNNNNNNNNNNNNNNNNNNNNNNNNNNNNNNNNNNNNNNNNNNNNNNNNNNNNNNNNNNNNNNNNNNNNNNNNNNNNNNNNNNNNNNNNNNNNNNNNNNNNNNNNNNNNNNNNNNNNNNNNNNNNNNNNNNNNNNNNNNNNNNNNNNNNNNNNNNNNNNNNNNNNNNNNNNNNNNNNNNNNNNNNNNNNNNNNNNNNNNNNNNNNNNNNNNNNNNNNNNNNNNNNNNNNNNNNNNNNNNNNNNNNNNNNNNNNNNNNNNNNNNNNNNNNNNNNNNNNNNNNNNNNNNNNNNNNNNNNNNNNNNNNNNNNNNNNNNNNNNNNNNNNNNNNNNNNNNNNNNNNNNNNNNNNNNNNNNNNNNNNNNNNNNNNNNNNNNNNNNNNNNNNNNNNNNNNNNNNNNNNNNNNNNNNNNNNNNNNNNNNNNNNNNNNNNNNNNNNNNNNNNNNNNNNNNNNNNNNNNNNNNNNNNNNNNNNNNNNNNNNNNNNNNNNNNNNNNNNNNNNNNNNNNNNNNNNNNNNNNNNNNNNNNNNNNNNNNNNNNNNNNNNNNNNNNNNNNNNNNNNNNNNNNNNNNNNNNNNNNNNNNNNNNNNNNNNNNNNNNNNNNNNNNNNNNNNNNNNNNNNNNNNNNNNNNNNNNNNNNNNNNNNNNNNNNNNNNNNNNNNNNNNNNNNNNNNNNNNNNNNNNNNNNNNNNNNNNNNNNNNNNNNNNNNNNNNNNNNNNNNNNNNNNNNNNNNNNNNNNNNNNNNNNNNNNNNNNNNNNNNNNNNNNNNNNNNNNNNNNNNNNNNNNNNNNNNNNNNNNNNNNNNNNNNNNNNNNNNNNNNNNNNNNNNNNNNNNNNNNNNNNNNNNNNNNNNNNNNNNNNNNNNNNNNNNNNNNNNNNNNNNNNNNNNNNNNNNNNNNNNNNNNNNNNNNNNNNNNNNNNNNNNNNNNNNNNNNNNNNNNNNNNNNNNNNNNNNNNNNNNNNNNNNNNNNNNNNNNNNNNNNNNNNNNNNNNNNNNNNNNNNNNNNNNNNNNNNNNNNNNNNNNNNNNNNNNNNNNNNNNNNNNNNNNNNNNNNNNNNNNNNNNNNNNNNNNNNNNNNNNNNNNNNNNNNNNNNNNNNNNNNNNNNNNNNNNNNNNNNNNNNNNNNNNNNNNNNNNNNNNNNNNNNNNNNNNNNNNNNNNNNNNNNNNNNNNNNNNNNNNNNNNNNNNNNNNNNNNNNNNNNNNNNNNNNNNNNNNNNNNNNNNNNNNNNNNNNNNNNNNNNNNNNNNNNNNNNNNNNNNNNNNNNNNNNNNNacacctgtgcttaaagatctgcattggctgcccatttgcttccgggcgcaaaacaaggtgttggttattacctataaagccctaaatggcttgggcccagggtacttggcggaccgcctctctccatacaatccgcctcgcacactcaggtctgccggGAAGCAACTACTACGAGTTCCAGACGCAAAATACTCTACAACAACACAGAgagccttttccatctcagccccacagctctggaactcgcttcccggtgagctccgctcggccacctccctcgaccttttcaggaaggggctaaaaaccttccttttccagcaggctttcccctaaTGTCCCAGTTGTAGCCCCTGCTCTCCCTTTACTGTTTGCATTCGTGCTAGATCGGACGTTATTAATTTGtatcttttaatatgtattaattgatgtgttttttgGTGACTTTGtaacactgtttttatattgtaacccgccttgatctttggaaaggcaggctataaataaagattttattattattattattaagccatttagggctttaaaggtcttctctgccagagagtgctggtgcctcacaaaactacagatcccagggttctgtaggatggagcccttgcagttaaagtgatgtcaaactgcattgtttctatggTGGAGATGCTCCCGAGCTGATTAATTTCAGCCTGAACTATCATGCATTTCAGTTCACCTCTTCAGATGTCCTGAAAAA is a window from the Sceloporus undulatus isolate JIND9_A2432 ecotype Alabama chromosome 1, SceUnd_v1.1, whole genome shotgun sequence genome containing:
- the PTGDR gene encoding prostaglandin D2 receptor; this encodes MASSSPSSSLGASYRCQFHRSLEGGPSALPGSLLFALGLAGNVLALALLWQHQRRLRRRPRRRGSKEEEEGQGRPRASAFYLLASALVATDLLGKCLLSPMVLAAYARNRSLSELWPEPSSPGPGRLCQAFAFLMAFFGLAPTALLLAMALECLLSLGHPYCYRRRRASRRLGALLTAGAGALCLAFCALPWLGFGAPVQYCPGSWCFIRMAGPGWPYALLYASLLAALVLAVAACNLATMRALYRLLRRPPDAPKAAARAPGAPGRGRPLGHLLLLALMTLLFTVCSLPVVIRAYVGAFAPDYDEKADLTALRFFSVNSIVDPWVFIIFRTSVFRSWVRRLSWRLSSKKAPCIQLLETWQRKGSNPLH